The Prodigiosinella aquatilis region TGCTGGCTATCGCTCCGATCGTATTGATTCTTCTCGGCAGTATGGGCATTACCGGGTTATTGCCGAAAGCCACCATTGCCATGTACCTGTGTTTTTTCCCGGTCACCATTGCCACCGTACAGGGATTGCGTGCGCCACAAAAGATGGAAATGGAGCTGGTACACACTTATGCAGCCAGCCGTATCGATACTTTCTGGCTGGTGCGGCTGCCTTCTTCGCTGCCGTACCTGTTTCCGGCGTTCCGGGTGGCGATTGCCAGTGGGCTGGTGGGCACGATGGTGGCGGAACTGCCAACCGGGGCGCAGGCCGGGTTGGGCGCTCGTTTGCTGACCGGTTCTTACTATGGTAACACCGTGCAGATTTGGTCAGCACTGGTGATGGCGTCGTTGCTGGGGCTGGGGCTGACCGCCTTGGTCAGTCTGACCGAGCGACTGGTGATGCGGCGACGTAAGGAGGCGTGATGAAAGCAAAACAGATTTCCGGCACCTTCATGCTGGTCAGCGCATTGTTGATGATTCTGCTGGCGTTTAGCCAATGGGGATCAGCGCCGGGTCCAGCCTCATTGACGTTGTTGGCGATAATGTCGTTGCTGTTGGCGGCCTGCCTGGTGGCGCTGTCTGACTCTGCGAGGCTATGGCGGCTGGTGGTGTTGATGGTGCTGGTACTGAGTAGTGCCGGATTATTGATGTTTGTCGATAGTACCGGGGCGACGTACTGGGTAGTCCTGGCCGCGCAGGTACTGCTGGCGATGGTCAGTGTACAGCGCCTGGCGACAGTTAATCTCCGATTGCCCGCCAGTGTAGTGGCAACCCTGTTCGGTTTGTGGGTGGTCTATTTCTGGCAATTGCTGGTGACGGTGTTTGCTGTGCCGCAGGTACTGTTGCCGACGCCGTTCAATATCATACAAGCGTTGTATGACAGTGCGGCGTTGCTGGCTGGCGATGTGGTGCAGACGGTGCTGAAAGCGGTACTGGTGGGCTATCTGTTGGGCAGTGGACTGGGGATTGTCGTTGGTCTGTTGATCGATAGATTGCCATTCCTGCAACGGGGTTTGCTGCCATTGGCCAATCTCACCAGTACGGTTCCGTTGGTGGGCGTGGCGCCGATTGCGGTGATGTGGTTCGGTTTTGACTGGCCGTCCAAAGCGGCGGTGATTGTGCTGGTGACGTTCTTCCCGGCGTTGGTTAGTACGCTGGCGGGGTTGCAGGCCAGCGGCAAGCTGGAACGGGAGCTAATGTACTGCTATGCCGCCAGTCCGCGCCGAACACTGTTAATGCTGCGCCTGCCCGCAGCCATGCCGTTTATTTTTAGCGCATTAAAGGTTAACGCCACACTGGCACTGATCAGCGCGATTGTGGCGGAATTTTTTGGTTCTCCCACCGCCGGGCTGGGGTTCCGTATTTCTACTGAAGCCGCACGTATGCATATGTCGGTGGTATGGGCGGCGATTGTCGTGGCGTCGGTAGTGGGTTCTCTGGTGTATGCCTTATTGGTTCGTCTGGAAAAGAGAATGAATTTCTGGCATCCCTCGGTACGAGGCGTGTCATAACGACGGTAAGAAGTTTTTGCTATAAAAAACAATATTATCAATGTGTTAAATAATTTGTCGTGTTCACGTTAACCCGAGGAGTCATTAGATGACAGTACACTCTGCTTTTCGCCGACGACTGCTGCTGGCCGCAGTGTCCCTGACTTTCACCGTTCAGGCGTTGGCTGCCGAGAAGGTGACGCTCCAGCTTAAATGGTTGCCGCAGGCCCAGTTCGCCGGGTATTACGTGGCGCAGGCCAAGGGCTATTACAAAGACGAAGGACTGGATGTCACCATTAAACCAGGAGGGACCGATATTTCCCCGGTGCAAGTGATTGCCGGGAAATCGGCGGATGTGATTGTCGATTGGATGCCTGATGCGTTGGCGGCGCGTGAAGCGGGTGTTCCGCTGGTGAATATCGCTCAGATTTTTGACCGTTCCGGCATGATGCTGACGTGCAGGAAATCCAGCGGTGTGACTACGCCAGCCGATCTGAAGGGTAAAACTCTCGGGGTGTGGTTTGGTGGTAACGAATATCCGTTTTTCAACTGGATGAACAAGCTGGGTTACAAGCCCGGTGTCGATATCAAAGTGCTGAAACAGGGCTTTAATGTTGATCCGCTATTGCAGAATCAGGCGGCCTGTATTTCCACCATGAACTATAACGAATACTGGCAGTTGATTGACGCTGGCATGAAGAAAGAGGATTTGGTTACTTTCCCGTATGAAGATGAGGGTGTCTCCACATTGGAAGACGGCCTGTATGTGCTGGGGCCGAATCTGAAAGATAAAGCGTTCGTGGCCAAAATGGCGAAATTCCTCAAAGCGTCCTATAAAGGCTGGAATGAGGCGGTGAATCACCCGGAAGAAGCAGCGAAGATTGTGGTGTCGGAAGATGCTTCCGGTTCCGCTACCGTAGCGGTGCAGCAACGCCAGATGGAAAACGTCGCTAAATTGATCACCAATGCCAACACACCTAAAATCGGTTATCTTGATCCGGCGGCTTATCGCCGCACGGTGGATGTACTGTTGAACAGCGGCGGCGGTAGCCCGGTTATCAAGAAAGACCCAGGCGACAGTGCCATGAGTCATGTGGTGTGGGACGCGGCAGCAAAATAATTTATTACATGAGCACGATTCCTCATTAACCACAGCGCCAGGGAAGGCGAAAGTCATCAACAAACGGCAGGTAAACGTCATGTGGAAAAGCAAAGTACCAGAGGAACGCGATGTGATACCCGTTTCATCCCGGTTGTTACCGGAAAGTGTCGAAGAAGTCGAAAAAGGCCGTATTCGTCAGGATAATGAGGCGATCATCCGGTTGGCGGCCGAGCGTATTTTTGCCCGTTTCGGTTTCAAAGGGGCCACGATGGCGCTGATTGCCGAAGCCGCCGGATTGCCCAAAGCCAACCTACATTACTACTTCGGTAATAAACAGACGCTTTATCTCACGGTGCTGGATACTATTCTGCAT contains the following coding sequences:
- a CDS encoding ABC transporter permease; translation: MNTNTSLRMQVFRYHALPIGVVVVAVLLCWYLLAIGLNASGAIERTLAPKGAWSWRDLVMATFSMPRPVLPTPDQIISDIWNSTTQWPVTSPRNLLLHTWVTASAALTGFVMGVLLGLGLAICIVHSRTLDKALMPWIVASQTVPVLAIAPIVLILLGSMGITGLLPKATIAMYLCFFPVTIATVQGLRAPQKMEMELVHTYAASRIDTFWLVRLPSSLPYLFPAFRVAIASGLVGTMVAELPTGAQAGLGARLLTGSYYGNTVQIWSALVMASLLGLGLTALVSLTERLVMRRRKEA
- a CDS encoding ABC transporter permease; its protein translation is MKAKQISGTFMLVSALLMILLAFSQWGSAPGPASLTLLAIMSLLLAACLVALSDSARLWRLVVLMVLVLSSAGLLMFVDSTGATYWVVLAAQVLLAMVSVQRLATVNLRLPASVVATLFGLWVVYFWQLLVTVFAVPQVLLPTPFNIIQALYDSAALLAGDVVQTVLKAVLVGYLLGSGLGIVVGLLIDRLPFLQRGLLPLANLTSTVPLVGVAPIAVMWFGFDWPSKAAVIVLVTFFPALVSTLAGLQASGKLERELMYCYAASPRRTLLMLRLPAAMPFIFSALKVNATLALISAIVAEFFGSPTAGLGFRISTEAARMHMSVVWAAIVVASVVGSLVYALLVRLEKRMNFWHPSVRGVS
- a CDS encoding ABC transporter substrate-binding protein — protein: MTVHSAFRRRLLLAAVSLTFTVQALAAEKVTLQLKWLPQAQFAGYYVAQAKGYYKDEGLDVTIKPGGTDISPVQVIAGKSADVIVDWMPDALAAREAGVPLVNIAQIFDRSGMMLTCRKSSGVTTPADLKGKTLGVWFGGNEYPFFNWMNKLGYKPGVDIKVLKQGFNVDPLLQNQAACISTMNYNEYWQLIDAGMKKEDLVTFPYEDEGVSTLEDGLYVLGPNLKDKAFVAKMAKFLKASYKGWNEAVNHPEEAAKIVVSEDASGSATVAVQQRQMENVAKLITNANTPKIGYLDPAAYRRTVDVLLNSGGGSPVIKKDPGDSAMSHVVWDAAAK